One Peromyscus leucopus breed LL Stock chromosome 2, UCI_PerLeu_2.1, whole genome shotgun sequence DNA window includes the following coding sequences:
- the Fndc10 gene encoding fibronectin type III domain-containing protein 10, giving the protein MRAPPLLLLLAACSPPSGASVVPTPPGWEPASDAPWCPYKVLSEGPEGSGRLCFRSPARGFRCQAPGCVTLVSAGGSLRAHVLRNGSVLLQWRLAPAEARRVRVFALNCSWRGTYTRFPCDRVLLGASCRDYLLPDVHDSVRYRLCLQPLPLRAELADAQPELAECVEFTAEPAAMQEIVVAMTAVGGSICVMLVVICLLVAYITENLMHPTFRRPSLRRQS; this is encoded by the coding sequence ATGCGCGctccgccgctgctgctgctgctggccgcCTGCTCGCCGCCCTCAGGCGCCTCTGTGGTCCCGACGCCGCCGGGCTGGGAACCGGCCTCCGACGCGCCCTGGTGCCCCTACAAGGTGCTGTCCGAGGGCCCCGAAGGCAGTGGGCGCCTATGCTTTCGCAGCCCCGCTCGGGGTTTCCGCTGCCAGGCGCCGGGCTGCGTGACGCTGGTCTCGGCGGGTGGTTCGCTGCGCGCCCACGTCCTGCGCAACGGCAGCGTCCTGCTGCAGTGGCGCCTGGCTCCGGCTGAGGCGCGCCGCGTGCGAGTCTTCGCGCTGAATTGCTCGTGGCGTGGCACCTACACACGCTTCCCGTGCGATCGCGTGCTGTTGGGCGCCTCCTGCCGCGACTACCTGCTGCCCGATGTGCACGATAGCGTGCGTTACCGCTTGTGCCTGCAGCCGCTGCCGCTGCGCGCGGAGCTCGCCGACGCCCAGCCAGAGCTCGCTGAGTGCGTGGAGTTCACCGCCGAACCGGCAGCTATGCAGGAGATCGTGGTGGCCATGACTGCTGTGGGCGGCTCCATCTGTGTCATGCTGGTGGTCATCTGCCTGCTGGTGGCCTACATCACCGAGAACCTCATGCACCCGACTTTCCGGCGACCCAGTCTGCGCAGGCAATCCTGA